The window AAAAAGAAGTTTACAAGCCGCATCCCGGTAAAGCTTATCCTTTAGAGCTTCGTTTAGCAGTAGTTAAGGATTACCTTAGCGGTCATGGAAGTCAAAAAGAGTTAGGACGAAAATATAGATTGCCTTATCCTCGTATAATAGCGAATTGGGTTCGTACCTTTGGTGCTGATAATATAAATCTTCGTCCTGTTATGAAAGATAAATCAAAAGCCAGGATTGTTACTGACAAGGAAAAGGCCTTGCGTAAGGAGAATCTCCTGTTAAGGCAAGAATTAGAACAAAAGAAAAAAGAGCTTAGAGATTCTCAGATAAAGTCAAGTGCTTTGGATATGATGATTGATATAGCTGAATCCTCTTTAAATATCCAGATTAGAAAAAAATCTGGCACCAAACAGTGAATCGGCTTCACCAGGCAGACAGTACAATTTCTGTATTGTCGCTTTGTGCATTGTTTGGCCACAGTAAACAAGCCTATTATAAAGCCTGGAGCTACCATTGTCATGAACGACTGAAGTCTTCTGTCATACTGAAAATCGTAGAAGAAATCCGGCGTGATATGCATCATTTGGGAGGTCGTAAGCTACATCAGATAGTTATTGAAAGACTTCCTGAAGATCTATTTATAGGAAGAGATGCATTCTTTAATCTCTTACGTGATAACGGTTATCTGCTTCGTGGCAGGAGATCTCATCCGGTTACCACAAACTCTTATCACCATTTTCATATCTATGAAAATCTTATTCAGGATTTCTCTCCTACAGCTCCCCATCAGCTTTATGTAAGTGACATTACTTATGTAGATGGTCCTGATGGTTGTTTCTATTATCTAAGTCTGATAACAGATGCATATTCCCATAAGATTGTAGGCTGGTATTTGTCTGAAACATTAGAAATGAAAGGAC of the uncultured Bacteroides sp. genome contains:
- a CDS encoding transposase; this encodes MKKEVYKPHPGKAYPLELRLAVVKDYLSGHGSQKELGRKYRLPYPRIIANWVRTFGADNINLRPVMKDKSKARIVTDKEKALRKENLLLRQELEQKKKELRDSQIKSSALDMMIDIAESSLNIQIRKKSGTKQ
- a CDS encoding IS3 family transposase, encoding MNRLHQADSTISVLSLCALFGHSKQAYYKAWSYHCHERLKSSVILKIVEEIRRDMHHLGGRKLHQIVIERLPEDLFIGRDAFFNLLRDNGYLLRGRRSHPVTTNSYHHFHIYENLIQDFSPTAPHQLYVSDITYVDGPDGCFYYLSLITDAYSHKIVGWYLSETLEMKGPIEALKMALSKLPEGAKLIHHSDRGVQYCSGPYINLLKSVVNADIRISMTQNGDPRENAIAERVNGILKTEWINDMSFQSLEDARVRIKKVINLYNNERPHSSIQMMTPEQASHMQGPLERKWKSYYKKRENKECNDGKYL